A single Phragmites australis chromosome 4, lpPhrAust1.1, whole genome shotgun sequence DNA region contains:
- the LOC133915357 gene encoding kinesin-like protein KIN-8B, with protein MPSIRAPASKQTATLQVAVKCRPLTDSEQRRSRHIIQVIDDKTVVVLDPDLSKDYLDLIQNRTKERRYTFDHVYAPGCSNSDVYKNISSTIAGVVQGLNATVFAYGSTGSGKTYTMVGIHSDPGLMVLSFRTIFELIKKDNSPDTFEVSCSYLEVYNEVIYDLLDKSSGHLELREDPEHGIIVAGLRSIKVHSADRILELLNIGNSRRKTESTEANATSSRSHAVLEITVKRKQKGQYGSQVLRGKLALVDLAGSERASETNNFGQKLRDGANINRSLLALANCINALGKQNKKGLAYVPYRNSKLTRILKDGLSGNSRTVMVATISPADDQYHHTTNTLKYADRAKEIKTHVHKNIGTLDTHVEDYQRMINNLQVEVSQLKKELAEKEHQLSVKPTEKAADSELSWLNVLSQETGENVQERINLQKALFELEEINKHNRMELQHLDDAIARHQVKEMDSTVLQALTSRRQVILDNIRDNDEAGAGYRKDIEMNESRRRQLQDMIEEAISNNGNKTYLHILSQYRLLGMTNAELQIEMAMRDQVIHNQREALRSLWNILYGTGLNQKQILKLAAKQGLTVEGCPLPSSSPDVTTPPSFIPHRRLPPFMSFPSPQSEPYSPSACLFQHGFSTMSFLKNQHETPTICRQDHLSSYYMMSGCSSYSGDGKQWSNGRSMSFFSTPEKPREMSGFYLGTENAQWQCSKERSGNQDFSLHRKDPWSIDRK; from the exons ATGCCGAGCATCCGAGCTCCGGCTTCCAAGCAGACGGCCACGCTACAG GTGGCTGTCAAGTGCAGGCCATTGACCGACAGTGAGCAGCGGCGCTCGCGGCATATCATACAGGTCATTGATGACAAG ACTGTAGTTGTGTTGGACCCTGATCTGTCCAAGGACTATCTGGACCTCATCCAAAACCGGACGAAGGAAAGAAGATATACCTTTGATCATGTGTATGCGCCCGGATGCTCCAATTCG GACGTGTATAAGAATATATCATCTACAATTGCTGGTGTAGTTCAGGGCCTTAATGCGACAGTCTTTGCTTATGGTTCTACTGGAAG TGGCAAAACTTACACTATGGTTGGAATCCATAGTGATCCTGGTCTTATGGTTCTTAGTTTTCGTACAATTTTTGAGCTGATAAAGAAGGACAACAGTCCAGATACATTTGAAGTCTCATGTTCTTATCTGGAAGTGTACAATGAG GTTATCTACGATTTGCTTGACAAATCATCAGGACACTTGGAGCTTCGAGAGGATCCTGAGCATGGCATAATAGTTGCTGGATTGAGAAGCATTAAG GTTCACTCTGCAGATAGGATTCTTGAACTCTTGAACATAGGCAACAGTAGGCGCAAGACAGAGAGCACAGAAGCTAATGCAACCTCTTCAcg GTCACATGCTGTACTCGAGATTACTGTTAAGCGAAAGCAAAAAGGACAATACGGCAGTCAAGTTCTTCGTGGAAAGCTTGCCTTGGTTGACCTTGCGGGCAG TGAGAGGGCCTCTGAAACAAACAATTTTGGGCAAAAGCTTAGAGATGGAGCCAACATCAATCGATCGCTCCTAGCATTAGCAAACTGCATCAATGCCCTAGGCAAGCAAAATAAGAAAGGTCTTGCGTATGTTCCCTATCGCAACAG CAAATTAACTCGAATTCTAAAGGATGGTCTGTCTGGTAATTCTCGAACTGTTATGGTTGCTACAATATCACCAGCTGATGATCAGTATCATCACACAACCAATACACTCAAGTACGCGGACCGTGCTAAGGAGATAAAAACACATGTCCAT AAAAATATTGGAACACTTGACACtcatgttgaagactatcagaGGATGATCAACAATCTCCAG GTTGAAGTTTCTCAGTTGAAAAAAGAATTAGCTGAGAAGGAGCACCAATTAAGTGTAAAACCTACTGAAAAAGCTGCAGATAGCGAGCTATCTTGGTTAAATGTCTTGAGCCAAGAAACTGGTGAGAATGTTCAGGAACGCATAAATCTGCAGAAGGCACTGTTTGAACTTGAAGAAATCAATAAGCACAACCGAATGGAGCTGCAGCATCTTGACGATGCGATTGCAAGGCATCAG GTGAAAGAAATGGACTCTACAGTTCTGCAAGCGTTAACATCAAGGAGACAAGTTATTCTTGACAACATCCGTGATAatgatgaagccggtgctggataTAGAAAG GACATTGAAATGAATGAGAGTCGCAGGCGTCAGCTCCAGGATATGATCGAGGAAGCTATCAGTAACAATGGGAATAAAACCTACCTACACATTCTCAGCCAGTACAGACTTCTT GGAATGACTAACGCGGAGCTTCAAATTGAGATGGCTATGCGGGATCAAGTAATACATAATCAGAGGGAAGCTCTAAGGAGCCTGTGGAACATTCTCTATGGAACAGGGCTAAATCAGAAACAGATTCTTAAATTGGCTGCTAAGCAAGGCTTAACCGTAGAAGGCTGTCCTTTGCCTAGTTCAAGCCCAGATGTTACCACCCCACCTTCCTTTATACCTCATAGAAGGTTGCCACCTTTCATGTCATTTCCTAGTCCGCAGTCAGAGCCTTATTCTCCGTCTGCTTGCCTTTTCCAACATGGTTTCAGCACCATGTCTTTTCTCAAAAATCAACATGAGACACCTACCATATGTAGGCAGGATCACCTCAGTTCTTACTACATGATGTCTGGCTGCTCGTCTTATTCTGGTGATGGAAAACAGTGGTCAAATGGAAGGTCAATGTCATTCTTTTCTACCCCAGAAAAACCTAGGGAGATGAGCGGTTTTTACTTGGGAACAGAAAATGCACAGTGGCAATGCAGCAAGGAACGTTCTGGCAATCAAGATTTCAGTCTGCATAGGAAG GATCCCTGGTCCATAGACAGGAAATGA